ATTCGTCAATTGAGAAGTCATTTATGGATAATTCGCAAAATAAGAGGTTTTCTCGGAGGAACTGCAACACAAGTTGCGTTCAATGGATTAATTAATGATGAATTAAATCGGTTGCACCCCAGTTGTTTTTCCTGTTTCTCTTTCTTTTTCAGCAAACCCAATCATGATTTAGTGCTTTATAATCCTGAATCTCATGATTTGAGTATTCGTGTTTGAGTTAATAAATTCTTAATTTAATGTCATTATAATGGACACCCACTAATTTTCTCTGTAATTAATAAAATGAAACTTAATAGCTATGTTTATGAATTATTAAAGATTTTTGGCAACGAATCAGGCGATCTAAGATATCGCTATTACAGAGAGGTGGATGTCTCTTCGCATTTAGTTTTAGAGCAAGATCAGTCTATGGATTATTTTCTCCATAGAACGCATGAGTTATTAATCATGGTTCCCCACCCAATCTTGGCTAAAGAGTGCTTACATTGGCAAATTAAAGAAACGTATCGTTTAGTGAATACTGCGCTTGCCTCTTGCTCCCCTTCTTTAGATCCATTCCGTGAGCAGCTATTCGCATTAAAAAATAAACTTGAAAAAGATGATTACCTGGCTGAGTTTTTAAAACAAATCAGTATGAGTAACGATAGTGATTTAGTCTGTTCAGGACATGGTGTCTATTACAGTTGGCACAACATCATTGATTTAGCAAATTATGGTACTCATACCGAAGTGCTATTCTATTCCGGATTAGGCGGTTCATTAAGCCAAAGTTTAGGAACAGATATAGAAAACGAACAATTTGACCCTGAGAAAGTTGTTGTTCGTGATGAGCGTGCAAAAGAGGAAGTGGATTACCCTTCAATGTTTTTTTTCAGCTCTACGGGCAGGCAGCACGTGATCCCGGATTTTACTTTGGAAGATTGCCATAAATTACCTCATCCAAGAGTGATTGAACCTGAAACTGGACGGGTGGTTTATGATATGAATCAAGTTCCAAGAGAAAGAAGCTCCTTTTCTTTATCTACTGTAATTCAAAAATTTCCCAATCGAAAAATCCATTGGGCCGCTTGTACGGCGGTTGTTCTTCCTGATGGAAAAAAAGAGGGGCCGTGTGCGGATCTAATTTGGAGTAAAAGAAAAGAGGAGGACTTTTCTCAGAGCCCGGCTAAAAGAAAGAGGGAAACTGAGTCGGCTGATGAGCAAAGTTACCCAATGCAAAGCATATGATTTAACTGTTGGTTATTAAGCAGCTTCCAAAATTGCGGCGACTCCCATGCCGCCAGCTGTACAGATGGAAATCAAACCTCGGCCGCTTCCTTTTAGGTACAACATTTTTGCAAGGCTTGCAACAATGCGGGAACCAGTTGCTGCGAAAGGATGCCCTAAAGCCACGCTACCGCCTTTGATATTCATTTTTGTTCGATCAATTGCGCCCATCGCAGCGTCGCGATTGAGAACCCATTTACAATAATCTTCCGATTCCCAGGCTTTCAAAGTGCAGAGCACTTGGCCTGCAAAGGCTTCATGAATTTCATAAAAATCAAAATCTTGAAGAGAGAGTTTATTGCGCTTTAGCAAGTTGTTCACTGCAATGGTAGGAGCCATAAGCAAGCCTTCCCCATGAACATAATCCACTGCGGCAACCTGTGCATCGACAAAACGAGCAAGTAAGGGATAGTTATATTTTTTCGCTGTCTCTTCACAAATTAAATAAACTGCAGAAGAGCCGTCAGTGAGTGGGGTGCTATTGCCAGCGGTTAAAGTACCAGAACCGCTGAAATCAAAAGCTGGCTTTAGGCCTGCTAATTTCTCTAGGGTAGTCTCTTTACGCAAAATACCATCGCGCTTTAAGCCATAAAATTCACAAACGAGATCGTCATAAAAGCCATCTTCATAAGCTTTCAAACCATTTTTATGGCTTAAAAAAGCGAATTCATCTTGCGCTTGCCGAGTAATACCCCATTCCTTAACCATCTTCTCGCAGTGTTGTCCCATGGATAAACCTGTCCTTGGTTCTACAACAGCAGGGAATTCTGGTTTGATATCGTTTAGTCGAAAAGAAAAGAACCGTTTTAATTTAGATGAAAAATCTTTTGCATGGTGTAGCGCAACCAATTTTTGCGCAAAAGAACGACGAAACATGATCGGTAAATCGCTATTTGAATCCACTCCACCAGCAATGCCGTCATCGATTTGATAGTTGGCGATTTTCAGGGCTATCTGTAGGGTTGTTTCTAAACTGGTACCGCAGGCCCTTTGTAAAGTATATCCTGGTGTATGGGGGTCTAGATCAGAGCCGAGAACACATTCGCGGGCTAAATTCCAATTAAAGGAGCTATTCATGACAGCGCCAAGACCAACATCACCAACCATCCTTCTTTCAAGATGCATTTTTTTAACGAGTTGTTGTAAAGAGGCGATCATTAGATCTTGGGTAGAAACATTCTTATAAGTAGTCATCGATTTTACGAATGGCGTACGAATACCGCCTGCAATATAGACTGGTCTTGTTTTCACTTTGATAGCCCTTATTATTTGTTTTTAATCAATTTTTCTTCAACTTCTTTTTTCATGACAATAATCGAAATGCGGCGATTATTGGGATTTAAAGGATTTTTCTTATCAAGTAAAACGGTTGAAGCAAAACCTGTGACTTCCATGACTTTATTTTCTTGTAATCCGCCTTTTAAGAGGGCACGCCTTGCTGCGTTAGCACGTTGGGTTGATAGTTCCCAATTAGTCTGGGTCAAGTCTTCAGGATTATCATAAGGATTAGCATCAGTATGGCCCTGAATGCTGATTTTGTTTGGTACGTTGTTTAACAATTTTGCTATCTTATCAAGAATTTGCTGCACGTTAGGATCCATTTGATCGCTACCGAGTGGAAACATTGGTTTATTTTTATTATCAATGAGTTGTATCCGCAAGCCCTCAGAGACGATATCCATTAATAACCGGTCTTTTAAATCAACGAGACTGGGATCATTGTGGACTGACAGGAGAATATTTGTTTTTAGTTGCTGAAGTTGTTTCATTTCGTTTTGCGACGCTGTTGATACTTGTCCGTCATGCTTATCTAAATTATCCCCGCCACCATTGATTGTCTCTGCTCGAGAACCCGTACTATCACCCCCAATAAAGGCTATACGAAGAGGTTGTTTGAAATACTCACTGATGCCGTCTTTTTGTGCTTTATTCAAAGAGGCAACAAGCCACATGAGTAAGAAAAAAGCCATCATTGCGGTAACAAAGTCAGCATAGGCAATTTTCCAGGAGCCTCCGTGATGCACATGCCTATCGTTTGTTTTTCTTTTAATGATAACGATTTTTTTGTCATTATTGCCAGCCATAAAAGTCTCCATCAAGCGCTATCAGTAGCTTCCGTTTTAACCGGTTTAATCTCCTCATTCAGCTCATTAAATGATGGCCTTGCTGTGGTGAATAAGACTTTTCGACCGAATTCAGTGGCAATCAGCGGGGGGTTATTACTCACGCTTGCGAGTAAAGTAACCTTAATACAGTTCATCATCAGCAATGTTTCATTTGCACGTTGCTCAATGGCAGTGGCTATGGGGCCAATAAAACCATACCCTAATAGGATTCCAAGAAAAGTTCCAACTAACGCTTGGGCAACTAAGACACCAAGTTCTGCAGGGGGCAGGTTGATCGATTCCATTGTATGGACTACACCTAAGACGGCGGCAACAATACCAAAGGCAGGCATGCTGTCGGCGAGTTTAGTGATGGCATTAACTGGAATAAGTTCTTCCTGATGGTAAGTGGCGATTTCATTTTCCATGAGTGATTCAAGTTGAAAAGGTTGCAGATTCGAGGTAATGACGAGTCGAAAATAATCACAAATGAATTCAATGACATGGGGTTGAGCCAAAAGTCGAGGATAATTACTAAAGATAGGGCTATTTGCCGGCTCTTCTATGTCATTCTCCAATGCCATTAGCCCTTCTTGACGGCCCTTATTCAATAAGGCATAAAGCAGCCTTAATAAATCCCGGTAAATGATTTTAGCTGATTTAGGACTGCGAAAAACACCAGGTAATGCTTTGATGATGGCTTTTAAAACACTGGAACTATTCCCGATAATTAATGAACCTATCGCTGCTCCTGCAATTATCAATAACTCAACAGGTTGGATAATAGCGGCTAAGTGGCCTCCAGCTAGAGCAAACCCACCAAAAACCGACAGTAAGATCACAACTGATCCAAGCAAAATAAGCATTTAATATCCCTATCAAAGCTATTTAATGGAAATTAACTATATAAAATTGTCCCTTAGGACAATAGCATCAGTCTACTTTCTGCTCTGCTTGAGCAGAAAGTAGAGAAGTTATTTAAGATAGTCATGAACCACTCGACCATAAGGTAATATTAAATCAGTCAGAACGTGAACCGCTTTCACAACTTTTTTCACGGGTAATTGAGCAAGCGGTGCCAAGGCATGATATTGCAAATCCAAGCGCGCAGGCCCTGTCCATGCCCCTTTAACCACGACGTTTTCCAGCTGATATTCGACGAGTTCGCAAATGCGGGTTGTTCCGTCAACATGTGGAATTATTTTGAGGAGGTAAGAAGGGGCCGTCATTGATTTCTGAATCGCTTCCGAATCCAATTGTTTATATTTAAATCCCATGGTTGCTGTCGCAACACGGCAACTTCCATAGTTTAATATGCCAACTAAAGTTTCTTTTTCTACACTCAATCGTGGCTGAGCTAATTTTTTGGGAAACCCCCAAATCTCACGGCCGCCAGAAATAGGAGGCATATCATCCAAATACATTGCGTGGGTGTAAGAGCCTGGTTTTCCTTTATAACGAACAGGGATAACTTGGCCAGATTCAGTATAATCGCCAAACCCGGTTGAATCTGGCATGCGAATGACTTCAAAATTCACTAATGGTTCTACTACTTCCAACGGTTCAGGTACAATTTCTTTAAGGGCATCCATGTCTGTTTCGTAGGTAATAATAAAATATTCCCTATTTTTGAAATG
The genomic region above belongs to Legionella micdadei and contains:
- the motB gene encoding flagellar motor protein MotB, producing the protein MAGNNDKKIVIIKRKTNDRHVHHGGSWKIAYADFVTAMMAFFLLMWLVASLNKAQKDGISEYFKQPLRIAFIGGDSTGSRAETINGGGDNLDKHDGQVSTASQNEMKQLQQLKTNILLSVHNDPSLVDLKDRLLMDIVSEGLRIQLIDNKNKPMFPLGSDQMDPNVQQILDKIAKLLNNVPNKISIQGHTDANPYDNPEDLTQTNWELSTQRANAARRALLKGGLQENKVMEVTGFASTVLLDKKNPLNPNNRRISIIVMKKEVEEKLIKNK
- a CDS encoding acetoacetate decarboxylase, with the translated sequence MDEAQIRKNAFAMPYASPSYPHGPYHFKNREYFIITYETDMDALKEIVPEPLEVVEPLVNFEVIRMPDSTGFGDYTESGQVIPVRYKGKPGSYTHAMYLDDMPPISGGREIWGFPKKLAQPRLSVEKETLVGILNYGSCRVATATMGFKYKQLDSEAIQKSMTAPSYLLKIIPHVDGTTRICELVEYQLENVVVKGAWTGPARLDLQYHALAPLAQLPVKKVVKAVHVLTDLILPYGRVVHDYLK
- the motA gene encoding flagellar motor stator protein MotA — translated: MLILLGSVVILLSVFGGFALAGGHLAAIIQPVELLIIAGAAIGSLIIGNSSSVLKAIIKALPGVFRSPKSAKIIYRDLLRLLYALLNKGRQEGLMALENDIEEPANSPIFSNYPRLLAQPHVIEFICDYFRLVITSNLQPFQLESLMENEIATYHQEELIPVNAITKLADSMPAFGIVAAVLGVVHTMESINLPPAELGVLVAQALVGTFLGILLGYGFIGPIATAIEQRANETLLMMNCIKVTLLASVSNNPPLIATEFGRKVLFTTARPSFNELNEEIKPVKTEATDSA
- a CDS encoding acetyl-CoA C-acetyltransferase; the protein is MKTRPVYIAGGIRTPFVKSMTTYKNVSTQDLMIASLQQLVKKMHLERRMVGDVGLGAVMNSSFNWNLARECVLGSDLDPHTPGYTLQRACGTSLETTLQIALKIANYQIDDGIAGGVDSNSDLPIMFRRSFAQKLVALHHAKDFSSKLKRFFSFRLNDIKPEFPAVVEPRTGLSMGQHCEKMVKEWGITRQAQDEFAFLSHKNGLKAYEDGFYDDLVCEFYGLKRDGILRKETTLEKLAGLKPAFDFSGSGTLTAGNSTPLTDGSSAVYLICEETAKKYNYPLLARFVDAQVAAVDYVHGEGLLMAPTIAVNNLLKRNKLSLQDFDFYEIHEAFAGQVLCTLKAWESEDYCKWVLNRDAAMGAIDRTKMNIKGGSVALGHPFAATGSRIVASLAKMLYLKGSGRGLISICTAGGMGVAAILEAA
- a CDS encoding DUF6863 domain-containing protein, which translates into the protein MKLNSYVYELLKIFGNESGDLRYRYYREVDVSSHLVLEQDQSMDYFLHRTHELLIMVPHPILAKECLHWQIKETYRLVNTALASCSPSLDPFREQLFALKNKLEKDDYLAEFLKQISMSNDSDLVCSGHGVYYSWHNIIDLANYGTHTEVLFYSGLGGSLSQSLGTDIENEQFDPEKVVVRDERAKEEVDYPSMFFFSSTGRQHVIPDFTLEDCHKLPHPRVIEPETGRVVYDMNQVPRERSSFSLSTVIQKFPNRKIHWAACTAVVLPDGKKEGPCADLIWSKRKEEDFSQSPAKRKRETESADEQSYPMQSI